One window of the Pieris brassicae chromosome 2, ilPieBrab1.1, whole genome shotgun sequence genome contains the following:
- the LOC123720231 gene encoding putative odorant receptor 92a produces MFPPVRDILPASFATKSLNMDSRFKSFNETFTRCAFALAFALIYPNSRNLKKRVYYFIVVIFINSLILYWFLIYLFRCLFTLDMINFANNITIGVLATLFFFKTPYCLYKTGIFAKVLDKISYDMLKGNDMDEEYQEIYEHYIKIGKLGQTCWILIPILLSSQFPLYASFCMIYETFTSGEGKRYMVHEMRLKHIEDKQDETPYFELVFAYNLVQCVVLSVNFVGFDGSFCIATTHLRLKLKLVSHKIHRAFRDSKNRYELKARVIEAIVDHQDALDFYKDIQEVYGGWLFVVFLLTSLLISFNLYQIYLSRRVDPKYTIFAISGVIHMFAPCYFACKLIKSSEELSWDIYSAAWEEWTDPVVTKLLIFMIAKSQQILILTGKGMVQFDMQLFISVLQMSYSFFTLITS; encoded by the exons ATGTTTCCACCAGTGAGAGAc ATCTTGCCGGCCAGCTTTGCAACAAAGTCACTTAACATGGACAGCagatttaaatcatttaatgaAACGTTCACGCGTTGTGCCTTCGCTTTGGCATTCGCCCTCATCTATCCCAACTCCCGTAACCTTAAAAAGAGAGTATATTACTTCATCgtcgttatttttattaactctcTCATATTGTActggtttttaatttatttatttaggtgcCTTTTTACTCTCGACATGATAAATTTCGCGAATAACATCACTATCGGCGTCCTTGCTACTCTTTTCTTCTTCAAAACACCTTACTGCTTATATAAAACGGGTATCTTTGCTAAagttttagataaaatttccTACGATATGCTCAAAGGTAACGATATGGATGAGGAATACCAGGAAATATAtgaacattatataaaaattgggAAGCTCGGTCAAACTTGTTGGATTCTGATACCGATATTACTGAGTTCACAGTTTCCTTTATATGCAAGCTTTTGTATGATTTACGAAACTTTTACTAGTGGTGAAGGTAAAAGATATATGGTACATGAAATGAGATTAAAACATATTGAGGATAAACAAGACGAAACGCCATATTTCGAGCTGGTGTTTGCTTATAATTTAGTGCAATGCGTCGTTCTGTCGGTAAATTTTGTTGGATTCGATGGATCCTTTTGCATCGCAACAACGCATTTGCGTCTAAAATTGAAGTTGGTGAGTCATAAAATACACCGAGCGTTCCGGGACTCGAAGAACAGATACGAGTTGAAAGCGCGGGTGATAGAAGCTATAGTTGACCACCAAGATGCGCTAGATTTTTACAAGGACATACAGGAAGTGTATGGCGGTTGGCTATTCGTAGTTTTTCTACTCACGTCGTTGTTGATTTCCTTCAATCTATATCAGATATACTTAAGTCGGCGCGTTGACCCTAAATACACGATATTTGCTATCAGTGGTGTCATCCACATGTTTGCGCCTTGTTATTTCGCCTGCAAATTGATAAAG TCGAGTGAAGAACTAAGCTGGGACATTTATTCCGCAGCCTGGGAGGAGTGGACAGATCCAGTGGTCACCAAGCTTCTCATCTTCATGATAGCAAAGAGCCAACAGATCCTAATTCTCACTGGAAAGGGCATGGTTCAATTCGACATGCAACTTTTCATTTCAGTCTTGCAAATGTCGTAttcattttttactttgataaccagttaa